In the Natronospira bacteriovora genome, one interval contains:
- the ggt gene encoding gamma-glutamyltransferase, producing MFRTAFAALMTSLLVAVATTALAWDRVETDEKLSRSDVLATGAMAATSQPLATQMALEVMRNGGNAIDAAIAANAMLGLTEPTGNGIGGDLFAIVWDAESEQLYGLNASGRAPMSMTREWFSENDYDRIPQRGPLPVSVPGAVDGWFELHERFGRVSMEDILAPAIHYAENGFPVTEVIAYFWARNAEVLEEYENFPETFMPEGRAPKKGEIFRNPDLGHTYRLLAEKGRDVFYRGEIAETIGDYMERQGGFLTADDMAAHESTWIDPVASNYRGFDVWQLPPNTQGIAALQILNILEHWDLSEMSLDDPEYIHLFVEAKKLAFEDRARFYADPEFADVPVSQLVSKEYAEERRKRIDRRRAAREFPAGDPRLDNADTIYLTTADEDGNMVSLIQSNYRGMGSGMTPDGLGFVLQNRAEMFNLDPDHPNSLEPGKRPFHTIIPAFVTRNGEPFMSFGVMGGAMQPQAHAQIIINMVDFGMSLQGAGDAPRISHIGSSQPEGDVMRDGGTVHLESGFSESTLRALRRKGHKVEIGGAGFGGYQAIMRDPETGVWYGASEPRKDGYAAGY from the coding sequence ATGTTCCGCACTGCATTTGCCGCCCTGATGACGAGTCTGCTCGTGGCGGTCGCCACCACCGCCCTGGCCTGGGATCGGGTGGAGACCGACGAGAAGCTCAGCCGCTCCGATGTGCTCGCCACCGGCGCCATGGCTGCCACCAGCCAGCCCCTGGCCACCCAGATGGCCCTGGAAGTCATGCGCAACGGCGGCAACGCCATTGATGCCGCCATCGCCGCCAATGCCATGCTGGGCCTGACCGAGCCCACTGGCAACGGCATCGGCGGCGATCTCTTCGCCATTGTCTGGGATGCCGAAAGCGAGCAACTGTACGGCCTCAATGCCAGCGGCCGGGCTCCCATGAGCATGACCCGCGAATGGTTCAGCGAGAACGATTACGACCGCATTCCCCAGCGTGGCCCCCTGCCGGTCTCGGTACCCGGCGCCGTGGACGGCTGGTTCGAGCTGCATGAGCGCTTCGGCCGCGTCAGCATGGAGGACATCCTGGCGCCGGCCATCCACTACGCCGAGAACGGCTTTCCCGTCACCGAGGTGATTGCCTATTTCTGGGCGCGCAATGCCGAGGTGCTTGAAGAGTACGAAAACTTCCCCGAGACCTTCATGCCCGAGGGCCGCGCCCCGAAAAAGGGCGAGATCTTTCGCAACCCGGACCTGGGCCACACCTACCGCCTGCTGGCGGAGAAAGGGCGGGATGTCTTCTACCGCGGCGAGATCGCCGAGACCATTGGCGACTACATGGAACGTCAGGGCGGTTTCCTCACCGCCGATGACATGGCCGCCCACGAATCCACCTGGATCGATCCGGTCGCCAGCAACTATCGCGGCTTCGATGTCTGGCAGCTGCCACCCAACACCCAGGGCATCGCCGCCCTGCAGATTCTCAATATCCTCGAGCACTGGGACCTGTCGGAGATGAGCCTGGATGATCCGGAATACATTCACCTCTTCGTGGAGGCCAAGAAACTGGCCTTCGAGGATCGGGCCCGCTTCTATGCCGACCCGGAGTTTGCCGACGTTCCCGTTTCGCAACTTGTTTCAAAGGAATACGCGGAGGAACGCCGCAAGCGGATCGACCGCCGACGCGCCGCCCGGGAGTTCCCGGCCGGCGACCCGCGCCTGGACAACGCCGACACCATCTACCTGACCACGGCGGATGAGGACGGCAACATGGTGTCCCTGATTCAGAGCAACTACCGGGGCATGGGGTCGGGCATGACGCCGGATGGCCTCGGCTTCGTTCTTCAGAACCGCGCCGAGATGTTCAACCTGGACCCGGATCACCCCAACAGCCTTGAGCCGGGCAAGCGCCCCTTCCACACCATCATTCCGGCCTTTGTCACCCGTAATGGCGAACCCTTCATGAGCTTTGGCGTCATGGGCGGTGCCATGCAGCCCCAGGCCCATGCCCAGATCATCATCAACATGGTGGATTTCGGCATGAGCCTGCAGGGCGCCGGTGACGCCCCGCGCATCTCCCACATCGGCAGCTCCCAGCCCGAAGGCGACGTCATGCGCGACGGCGGCACCGTCCACCTGGAGAGCGGCTTCTCCGAATCCACGCTGCGCGCCCTGAGACGAAAGGGCCACAAAGTGGAAATCGGCGGCGCCGGCTTCG